One Archangium violaceum genomic window, ACGGCGGCAGACGTCTCCTCTCCGAGCGCTCGGTCGAGCTCATGACCACCGACCACATCACGCCTCGGCAGAAGGCCGTGTCGCCCTTCCTCCCCGGCTTCTGGGACAAGCGAGGCTGGGGCTATGCTCTCTCCATCGTCCACCAGCACCCAACCTAGAACGCGGACCGCCGTCGTCCCAAGGCGTACCTGGACCGATGCGAACACCTTTACCTCGAACAGACCCGAACCCCCGGCGCAGGCGACGTCGCCGATGGCTCGCCGCCGGAGGCATCCTCGCCGGCCTCGGACTGATCATGCTCTTCGCGCTGCGCAGCCCGTCTCCGGTCGGGTACTTCACCTCCGCGGCGTCCCAGGACCGCTTTCTCGCGGCGTACAACCGCGCGATGGCGGACATGCCTCGACCGGATCGGACGCTCGACCTCCGCACGTCGTACGGGGTGGTACGGGTCTATTACTTCGCCGGAGCCGCTCCCGCTGCCGTACCGCTGCTGTTGTTGCCCGGCAGGGCGTCAGCGTCACCTGTCTGGGCGGACAACATGCCGGCCCTGCTCGGCGTTCGCAGCCTCTACACGATCGACCTCCTCGGCGAGCCCGGGATGAGCATTCAGTCCCGGCCGATCACCACCGCTGATGATCATGCTCGATGGCTGCACGAAGTCCTGCTGGCGTTGCCCGAGAGCAAGGTCCATCTCCTCGGGATGTCGATCGGTGGGTGGACGGCGATCAATCTGGCCGTCCGTCAGCCGGAGAAGATCGCCAGTGTCACCGTGCTCGACCCGGTCATGACCTTCAACAATCTCTCCGTGGAAGCGATCGTCCGGAGCATCCCGGCGAGCGTGCGCTGGTTCCCCAAGGCGTGGCGCGACAGCTTCGCCAGTTGGACGGCGAACGGGGCGCCGGTCAAGGACGTACCGGTGGCCGTGATGATCGAAGCCGGCATGCAGTCGTACGTGTCGAAGCTCTCGGGTCCGGTCCGAATCACCGAAGCTCAACTCACCGCGCTGAACATCCCGGTGCTGGCGATCATCGCCGGCGCCTCCGGCATGCACGACTCCGCCGAGGGGGCTGAGACGGCTCGCCGGCTGCTCGAGCCCGGTGTGGTCAAGGTCTATCCCGAAGCGTCGCACGCGATCAACGGTGAGTATCCCAACGAGATCGCCGCCGACATCTCCGGCTTCCTCGGTCGGATCGATCCGTGACGTCGGGACGCAATCGGATCTCCGCTCGCTCGTTCACGGGGCGAGGCTGCCGAAGCAGTCTTCCCCTCCGGAGATTCCAGCACATGCGCCTGGGCGCCCTTCCCCTTCTGCTGCTCACCTCGTGTACCGCGGCGACGACCACCTCCGCTTCACCCTCCTCCGCCCCGACGCCCCAAACCACCGCTCCCGCGCCCTCGCCCACCACCGTCCAGGCTCGGAAGCTCGACGCGGCCACGCCCATGAAGACGGCCTCGAGCACGCCCTTCACCGTATCCTCCGGGTGGTACGTCACCGAGGATGATGGCCGTCTGCTGCTCGAGGACCCCGAGCGGCAGCTCCGTCTCACCCTGCTGGAAGTGCCCGGCCCGTCCGCCGAGCGCGCTCTCGCAGAGGCCTGGAAGCAGACCCAGCCCGGCTTCGCCCTCCCCGTGAGTCACGCGGCCCACCCGCCCGCGCAGGACGGCTGGGACGAGGTCTTCCAGACCACCTACGAGCCCCCCGCGCGGGAGCAGCGCGTCATCGTCGGCCTCGCGCGGCGCAAGGGTGACACCAACTACGTCATCCTCCTGGACGGCGCCGCCGCCGCCATGGAACGCCGCGGTGCCCAGGCCAATCAGATCCTCCTCGGCTTCAAGTCCACCCGGCTCGCCGAGGAGTCCTTCGCCGGCAAGGCCCCGCTGCCCCTCACCCCCGAGCGGCTCCGGTCCTTCGAGTCCTTCCTCGAGCAGGCTCGCGCGACGATGAAGATTCCGGGAGTGGCCGTCGCCGTCGTCCAGGGCAATCAGGTCCTCTACGAGAAGGGCTTCGGGGTGCGGGAGCTCGGCAAGCCGGAGCCCGTGACGCCGCAGACGCTGTTCCTCATCGGCTCCACGAGCAAGTCGCTCACCACGCTGATGATGGCGCGCCTGGTGGACGAGGGCCACTTCACCTGGGAGACCCCGGCAACCCAGCTCCTGCCCGGCTTCTCGCTCGCCGACGCCGAGGTGACGAAGAAGCTCACCGTGCGGAACACCGTGTGCGCGTGCACCGGCATGCCCCGCCAGGACATGGAGATGCTCTTCGAGTACGCGGGCGTCACCGGCGAGCAGCGCATCGCCGAGATGCGCCGGATGAAGCCCACCACCCGCATCGGCGAGACGTACCAGTACAGCAACCCCATGGTGACGGCCGGTGGCTACATGGCCGCGCACGCCGCCGAGCCCAGGCTCCCGCTCGGCCAGGCGTATGATCGCGTGATGCAGACGCGCGTCTTCGATGCGCTCGGCATGAAGTCCACCACCTTCGACTTCGCCCGCGCCGCGAAGCTCGAGCACGCCTCGCCGCACGGGATGACGGCGACGTTCGAATACGCGCCCTTGCCTCTATCCGTCGAAGAGGCCGTCGTCCCCGTCCGCCCCGCCGGTGGCGCCTGGTCCAACCTCCGGGACATGGAGCGCTACGTGATGCTCGAGCTCTCCAAGGGCCGCACACCCGAGGGCCAGCAGCTCGTCTCCGAGGCCAACCTGCTCGCACGCCGCGAGCCCCAGGTGAAGATGACCGACAAGAAGAGCTACGGGCTCGGGCTCATGGTGGGCGAGGACCACGGCGCCCGCCTCATCCAACACGGCGGCAACACGCTGGGCTTCAGCTCGGACATGTTCTTCCTGCCCGAGGCCAACGTGGGCGTCGTCCTCCTCACCAACGTCCAGGGCGATGGCCCCTTCCGCAACGCCGTCCGCCGCAAGTTCCTGGAGATCCTCTTCGACGGGCGCGACGAGGCGCGCAACCAGCTCGACTTCACTCTGAAGAACCGGCGCGAGCAGCTCGAGAAGGGGATGACCGACATCCGCGTGAAGCCGGACCTGGAGTGGATGAAGACGCTGGCCGGCACCTGGCACAACGAGGGCCTCGGGCGCGTCACCCTGCGCGTCGAGGGCTCGGACGCGGTGTTCGACGCGGGCGAGTGGCGCAGCAGCGTGGGCGAGAAGCAGGAGAAGGACGGCTCGCGCACGCTCATCCTGCTGGACCCGCCCCTGGCCGGCTTCGAGTTCCAGCCCAAGCAGGAGGCGGCGAGCACCACGCTCGTGCTCGAGCTGCCCCAGCAGCGCTACGTCTTCGAGAAGCAGGCGGCACAGGCTTCCGACAAGCCTTGAAGCGGTAGACGCGTCGGAGCCTGAAAAGACCAAGGCCGGAAACCGCTGAGCTTCCAGCGGCTTCCGGCCTCGGTTTGTGTATCCCCGACGGGATTCGAACCCGTCGATTTCAGAAGGTGTACTTCACCCGCGGGAAGATGGCGAAGGTCGGGATGTTCGGCCCGATGAGATAGCGGGCCAGGAAGTCCGCCCCCACCGAGAAGTGATCCATTGGCGTCGCGTACTCGAGGCCAATGCCCAGACCCGCGTTCGGCACCGTCATGGCCACGCCCGGATCGCCACTGCCCACCGGCGCCGGATCCAACCGCGTGAGGCCCGCCGCCACCTTCGGCACCAGGTAGAGGCGGTCCGCCAACGACACCATGTACCCCGCCGTCACGTCGGCGAACGCCACCGTGAAGTTGTCGGACATGCTGCACACGTCCGAGTCCGGCACGTACCCGGCGAAGCAGTTCGCCGCCGACGCGCCCAACCCGAAGTGCACGCCCAGCGAGACCTTGTCCGTCAGATCGTAGCCCACGCCGAGCTGCAGGTACGTCTGGGCATTCGAGTAGATGTTCTCACCGCCCAGCGTGAAGAACGTCCCGATGTCCGCCTCCGTGAAGAAGCCGCGGCGGACTTCCAGTGGGACACCTTCTGGCGGTGTGGCCGCGAGAGCGGTGGTGGGCAGCATCGCGAGCATGGCGACCAACAGCGGCTTCTTCATAGCGGGACGACCCTCACCCTGACCCTCTCCCAGAGGGAGAGGGGATCGACACGGTGTAATTCCTTGGAGACGCGCGGTTACTCACCCGCCGGCGAGAACAGCCACGGGTACGTCACCGCCACCACTCCGCCACCCTTCGGCTCGGGGAACTTCCAGCGGCGGATGCGCGAGAGCATGCAGTTCTCCGCCGCCGAGTTGTTCAGCGTGGTCTCCGTCACGTTCGCCTCCGACACTCCTCCCGCCGGATCGATCGTGAAGGCCACCGCCACCTTGCCCGCCAGGCTCGGGTTCTTGTTCAGCTCCGTCTCGTAGCAGTACTTGATCTCGTTCTGGTGGCTCCGGATGATCTTGGCGATCACGTCCTTGTCGAGGCCGCCAATCACAGTCGTCTTTCCGGGGACGATCTTGGTGATCGTCTTCCCGCGGCCGGACAGGTCGATGCCGCCGCCGTCACCCGCGCCGCGGCCCTTACCCTTGGTGCCCAGGCCGCCCAGGCCCAGCGCGGTTCCGCCACCACCGGTGCCCTGGCCACGCGAGCCGAGCCCGCCCACGCCCTGCGCATCCCCCATGCCCGCACCGCTCTTGAGGCCGCCCAGCGCGTTGTTGATGCCCGTCCCCAGGCCGCCCGGACCGAAGACGTCCGATGCCCCACCCTTCAGACCCTTGAACGCGCCGAGCAGGCCCACCCTGCCCACCACCTGGCGATCCTTCTCGCGCTTGCTCTTGTCGACCACCGGGGTGCCCGGCTTGGAGGGATCGGCCTCGGCCTTCTTGGCCTCCTCCTTGCCGAACTTGCCCTCCTCGTCCTTGGCCTTCGCGCCCTCTTCCACACCCTTCAGATCCAGCTTCTTGGTGTCGATCTTCTTCTGGGGCTGCACCAGGAGCTTCGCCACCCGCTGCTGGCTCTGGAAGATGTCGTCGTCGGAGGGAGCCTCGGAGCGCGGCGAGAGCAGCATGGCCGCCACCACCGCGCCGGCCGCCAGCATGCTGATGCTGACGATCTTGAACCAGGTGAAGTCCGCCTCCTCGAGCGTGTTCACCGCCACGGCCGGCGAGGGCTTCACGTAGCGCACCACGAAGGTGAGCGTCCCGAGCGACACCTCCGCCCGCTCGTGCAGGCCGAGCGTGTACGCCTGCTCCCGGCCCGACACCGTCAGCTTGCCCTCCGCGCGCAGGCTGTCCTTCGTCCTCACGTCACCTTTCCGGGTGACGATGACGCCCGCGGACTCGGGGACGTGCAGCTCGTACAGCTCGCCGCGCGCCACCGCCAGCACGTGACGCGACCCCACCTCGGAGTCATACACGTGGAAGAAGTTCTTCTTCGCCTCGCCGATGGTGACCGGCACGCCGTCACGGAAGTGCTGCACCGCGAGGATCTGATCTCCCCAGAGCAGCTGTACCTGGAGGACCTTCGCGTCCTGGGTGGGAAGCGCGTCCGGCGGCAGCGGCTCCTGCATGTGCGCCGCGACCCGGGGCCGTGCCTTCTTCACCACCGCGGCCGGAGCGTTCCGAGCGCGCAGACCCGGCGGCGCCGCCCGGGTGATCACCTCGGGGGCCCTCGGCGCCGGCTCCACCACCTGCATGGGTGGATGCAGCACCGAGCCCTGTAGCGCCACGCCGTTCACCTCCGCGCCCGCCGGAGGAGGAGGCAGCTCCGCGTCGCCGAAGAGCACCTCCACCAGCGAGCCGCCCACCACCAGCACGTCACCGGGCGAGAGCGTCTTCGGTCCCACCACCCGCTGACCGCCCACCTGCGTGCCATTCTCGCTGCCCAGATCGATGGCCGTCACCGAACCGCTGGACTCCACCTTCAACATCACGTGAAGGTTCGAGACCCTCGGATCCAGGATCTTCACCGCCGCCTGAGCCCCCGAGCCCACGATGATGCTCTCCGATTCGGAGACAGCCTCGTGCACGGAGCCATCCGGCCCGGTGATTCTCAGCTTCACACCGTTCGTCTTCCCCGCCGCCATAGAGGATCCTTCCTCCTCCCTTCCGTCCCGTCCCATTCCCGCCACTAGAGGTTGTCAACCGACTTCTGCAGCTCGGGGTTGAAGTTGTCCCGGACCCGGATGAGGCTCTGAAAGTCCGTCTTCTTCCGATTCAAGACATACGAGCCTTCCGGTTTGGTGAGCTCGCCCTCCACCGCCATGTCGGTGAAGTCGATCGTCGTCCTCTTTCGAACGACGACCTTGTCCTCTTCCTGAATCACCTTCACCTGAGTCTGCTGCTCGTCCTCCGCGAGCGCCGGCCCCGCCCACAACGCCACCACCGCCACTGCCGCTGCCAGTCGTCTCATGTCAGGTCTCCTCGTCGGGTGGGACAGCGGGTCCCTGGTGAGGTTCCCTCCAATCCCTTGCATGCCTTGCACCAACGTCCCGGGTGCTGGAATGCCGCGAAATCCCTGCGCTCTGCGCCCACACACCTCACGCGAGGCCCTGAAGGGTGGAAAAAATTTCCCACCCGGGCCGGTAGGTTATTCGGTCCGCGGGGCCTCGGCCGGAGGCTCGGCCGCTGGATTGCTCTCATTCGTCGCGGTGTCCGGGTCCGTCGGCACCGCCTCACCCGAGGGCGCGGCACCCGACGCGGCATCCTGCGCGGGGACGGCGTCCTGAGCAGGCACGCCCTCCTGCTGCGCCGCCTCGTCGTTCACCTTGTCGAGCAGCGAACCACTGCCTCCGACCGCCGCCGGATTCTGTTCCTTCTCCTCGGGGGCGGGCTGGGGCTGGGCACTCTTGCGCATGGCCGCGAGCCCCTGGAGCTTCGCGTCGATCATCTGTTTGTCCTGCGCGCTCGTGGAGCCCAATTCCTTGCATTTCTGGAGGAAACCCTCGGCCTTGTCCCAACCCGCGCGTTCGACGGCGTAGGCCCAGCCCGCGCCGCAGAGGGCCTCGGGTTGATCCGCGCGCAGCGAGAGCACCTTCTCGAAGGCCTCGCCCGCCTTGAGACCCTTCTGCGCGTCCCTGCCCTTCTGTCCGTCCAGCGCGTAGGCGTAATAGAGCCACGCCTCATGGGAGTCGGGCTCCAGCTCGACGGCCTTCGCGAAGGAGCGCTCGGCGCCAGCGTAGTCACGCCAGGCCAGGGCCATGGCGCCCAGGTTGAGGTAACCAGGGGCGAAGCGCTCGTCGAGCGACACCGCCTTCTGGAACTGGGCGAGCGCGCGGGCACGGTCCTCCAGCTTCAGGTAGATCATCCCCAGGTTGTTGTAGATGCCCGGGTCCTTCTCATCGAGCTTGCGCGCGTTGGCGAGCACCAGCTCGGCGAGCCGGTACTTGCCCTGATCGTAGTAGACGAGCGCGAGGTTCTTGTACGCCTCGGCATCGTCGGGTTTGCGCGCGAGCACGCGGCGGGCGGTGGCCTCGGCCTGCTCGTGCTGGCCCGCGAGCCGGTAGGCCACGGTGAGGTTGTTGAGCAGCGAGGAGTCATACTCGCGGCCCGGCGCCTTCAGCCCGGCCTCGTAGAGGGCGATGGCCTCCGCGAACTTCTCCTGCATGCGGTAGAGCCGGCCCAGGTTGAGCAGCGTGGGCACGTGGCCCGGCTCGAGGAAGCGCACCTTCTCATAGGCGGCCTGGGCGTCCGCGAGACGGCCCTGGCGCTCGGCGATCACGCCCAGGTTGAACTGGGCGTTGAGGCTCTGCGGCGCCTTCTCGAGCACCTCGCGGAAGCCCTTCTCGGCCTTCTCGTAGTCGCCCGCGTCGAAGGCGGCGACGGCCTCGGCGAAGAGCTGCCGTGCCCGGTCGTCCTTCTTCGACGACTCGGGAGCGGCGGGCTGCTGTTGCTCCGGAACCGGAGCCCGAGCGGGTGCCTCGGAGACCACCTGGGTGGGCTTCACCTGCGAGGTGGTGGCGCACGCGGCCGTGAGGGCCAGCGTGGCGGCGGCGAGGGTGCGGCGGAACGCCATGAACGTCCTCCCTGAGGAATCACACGGATGCATGAGCGTCACCTTCACGGCCGGACCTCCCCCGAAGCAGTAGACGGAATGGACGCCGAGGGCTCGGGCTCCGGCGCGGCACCGGACTGGGTGGTGTCGGGCAGGCCCGGCTCCTTGGCCACGTCGGCGGTGACGAAGAACTCGCTGCCGCGGAAGGGCACCTGGCGCACCTGGGCGTAGGCGCCCGGGTGGAAGCGGTTCACCTGGTCCTGCGCGGCGATCGTCCACTCGTTGTAGAGCGACAGCTCATAGGCCTTGGCCAGCGCCTTCTCGAGCGCCTCGTTGGCCTTGTCCTCCAGCGGGAGGGCGAGGTTCTCCAGCTCGCCGCGGTACATGGAGAGCTGCTCCTCGTCGAGCCCGGCGGGATCCGGCGACTCGATGATGTTGCGCGCGAAGTCCGCGTAGGCGAGGCCGATGCGGGTGAGCGCGGCGATGCCCCACTCGCCCGAGCCGGTGGCCAGCACGTCCGTATAGGCCTTCTCCAGCTTCTGGATGGACTGCTGCTTGGCGGCCAGATCCCTCCGGATGGTGGCGACGCGCTTGAAGCGGATGTCCACGTAGCGCTGCCAGTCGGCCTCCACCGCGAGGAAGCGCGCGTGGCCGTAGGCATTGAGGAGCTCCGGCCGCTGCTTCTCCTGCGGCGACAGCTTCGCCCAGCCGCGGACGAGCTCGCCCTGCACGCGCTCGGCGTCTTTCGCGTTCTTCACGTTCCGGTAGGCGAGCAGCTGCCGGTAGCGCGCCAGGTACAGCTGGGCGGCGGAGGTGCGCGAGTCACGCCCGTACGCCTCGGCGAAGGACTCGAAGGCACGCGCAGCCTCGGCCGTCTTGCCATCCTTCTCGAGGATGAGGCCGATGTTGTAGGCGATCTGCGGCACGTCCGGCCGGTCCTTGAAGCGCGTCATGTACGCGCGGTAGGCGGCGATGGCCTTGTCGGACTCGCCCACGCCCTCCCACCAGAGGCCGGCGTTGAAGAGGGCATCCGGCACCCACTTCTCGGACTCGGCGAGCAGCGCGCGGCGCTCCTCGAGCTTGCTGGCCCGGGCCTCGTCCGTGTTCGGCGCGTCGCTGGACATGGAGGCCTTCGTGTCCTTCTTGCCCTTCTTGGCGGCGGCCGCCCTGGCCGGCTTCGCCTTGCTCGCGTCGATGGCGCGGGTGGCGGCGTCCTGGGCGTCCACGAAGGCGGCGTACATGGCGGCGGCCTTGCGGAACTCGGCGAGCTTCTCGTAGAGGCGCGCGAGCGTGTAGCGCACCTTGGGCTCGAACATGCTGCCCGCGTAGTCGGTGAGGACGCGCTCGCCGGCGGCCACGCCCCGGTCGATCTGCCCGGCCTCCTGAAAGATGACCATGGCCGAGGTCAGCGCGCGATCGGCGTTCTCCGACTTCGGGAACTCCTTCACGTAGTCGAGGAAGAGCTCGGCGGCCTTCGCCGGGTTCTTCTCCTTCTGGTAGACGACCTCGTGGATCCACTTGTACTGCGAGCCCTCCACCACGCGAGCCACGCGCGCGGCGAACTCGGGGCTGGGCTTGAGCAGCTTCTCGTTGGCGAGGAACTGCCGCGACAGCTTGTTGAGCTCGAACCACTCCTCGCGGGACTCGAGCACGTACATGGTCAGGTCGGCCGCGTCACGCGAGCGCCGCTCGGAGGGGAACTTGTTGATGATCTCCCCGAAGCGCCGGGCCGCGTCCATGTAGTGGTGCCGGTCGTAGACGATGAGGGCCGCCTGGTAGCGCAGGTCGATCTCATCCGGGTTGTCCGGGTACAGGCGGTTGTAGGTGTCGCACGCGGCCACCAGCCGCTCCTCGAAGCGAGTGAGCGGCTCCTCGGCCCGAGCCGTGTCCTTCTTGGTGATGCGGCCCTTCTTCTCGACCTGGCCCTTGGACTTGTTCTCGTCGACCTTCTGGCCGTCCTTGAGATCGCTCCTGGCGAGCTGGCCGCGCTCGATCTTCACGAGCTTGTCGTAGGCCATGATGGCGGCGAAGGACGCGTTCTTGCGGTAGCTCTCGTTGGCCACCTCGCGGGCCGAGTCGCGATCCGGAATCTGGAAGGCCACGACGGCGTCGTACTGGGCGGCGGCGGCCTCCCACTCCTCGAGGGCCCAGAGGATCTCCGCGTAGAAGAACCGCATGTTGAAGGCGGAGTCGGAGATGAACTCGGGATCCTCGCTGGAGGCGAAGGTGTCGACGTACTGCTTGTAGATGTCGCGCGCGAGCCGGTACGTCTCCACCTGGCGCGTCTTCTGCGCCTCCTGGTGGTAGTCCGTCACCATCACGCGCATGGCCTCCTCGGTGACGCTGAAGGCATTGCGCAGCACGGGCTTGTTGCCGGCGTTGGCCTGCCACCACTCGCCACCGGGCCGGTACAGCTCCACCATGCGCTTCATCTCGGCGCGCACATGGTCGCGCTGGCGCAGGCCCTCGTAGGCGCGGACGATGGACTGCTGATAGTCGGGCGCGCCGGAGCCCATCGGCCTGTCGTTGATGAGGACGCGGTACGTCTCGATGGCGCTGTCATAGAGGCCCACGTCGATCAACTGCGCGGCCATCTTGGAGATCAGCCGCTCCTGACGCTTCTCGGGAGCCTTCTGCTTGAAGTAGGCGATGCCCTCCTTCGCCTTGTCCAGCTTGACGTAGAAGACGATGACGTCGTTGAGCGACTCGGTCTTGAGGTCACCCAGCTCCTCGCCCCGCTCCCCGGCGTAGTCCACCACCTCGTGCAGCCTGGCGAGGCCCTCGTCGTAGGCGCCCGCGTTGTAGTCGCACCACGCCAGCTTGTAGACGGCATAGGCGTACACCTTGGGCACCTTCGAGGCGCGTGCCTTCTCGTAGTAGTCGCGCGCCTCCTTCAGCTTGTTGTTGTCGAAGTAGTGGTTGCCCAGCTGGACGTAGGTGTCCGGGACGAACTGTGACTGGGGGAACTCCTCGACGAGTTGCAGGTAGCGCTTCACCGCGTCATCGCGCCGGCCGAGCTCCTGCAGGTTGTAGCCCAGGTAGAAGAGGATCTCGTCGCGCTGGGACCAGTCCTTGTAGTCGCTCAGCAGGGACTCGTAGATGGCCATCGTCTCGGCGCGGTAGCGCTCGCTGTCGCGGTGATCCTGCTTGGGCGGCTCCACCTTCTCGCCCCGGGCGGTGGCCGCGTCGAAGGCCTTCTCCTCCGCGAGGAAGCGGTTCATCTCCTGCTGGTAGAGGTACTTGGACTTCTCCCAGTAGAGCTCGGCCAGGCGGTAGAGCATGTCCGCCCTGCGGTGCGAGCCCTCCTGTAGCTTGGGGATGAGGCGCTTGAGTCCCTCGATGGCCTCGTCACGCTTGCGATCCGCCAGCGCGTCCTTCTTCTCGTCGGCGATGCGCGGAGCGTTGTCCATCGACGCCGGGCCCATGCGCGAGGGCCCCATGCGAGCCGGACCCTGGCGCTCGGGCTCGCGCTCCGAGGGCTGCGAACGCGCGGCCTCCTGCTTCTGCTGTTTCGAGGACTGCTGGCGCGCGGCGCTCTTGCGGGACTCCCCCCTGCGGGACACCGCGGCCTGAGAGGGTTTCCGCGAGGGTTCTGCCGCCTCCCCTGCCCCACCCGCGGTGAGCGCCACGCCCACCGCCAGCGCACCGAAACGAAGAACCGCCTTCATGCGAGCTCCTGTGGTGGGTCCGAGTAAAAAGAGGGCACCGCCTCGAGCTCCAGATGAAGCCGGGTCGCCCCCATCGCCTCCCTCACCACCCACCGAAAGGGACAAGGGAAAGTAGAAACGCGGTGTTGGAATGAGAAGTGTTGGCGGCGTGAGCTTTCAGCGCTGAACAGCACGAAGGGGCGGCACCCGACGCGAACGATGCGCGGGCCCGCCCCTCATGTCCTTCACCGACCTCGCGGTGTTACTTCTGGCCCTGCAACTTCGTCGGGCAGCCGCGCTTCAGCGTGTACTGGTAGTAGCCGATCTCGTCCCGCCAGAACTCTCCCTGGAACTTCCAGTAGTTCCACGCGGCGCCCGGCATCTTCGGACGGTAGATGGATTGCTTCTTGAGCAGTGCCTTCTGATCCACCCCCGCGAGCAGCAGATCCTTCTCGTCGAGCGCCGTCTGGACCCGGATGATCTCCGACTGGTCCGCGAAGGTGCGGAGGTTCTGCGCGGCTTCCTGCAGGCGGCTCTTGGCGAAGCGACCGCCGATCTGCATCAGCGTGCCACGCACCTCCTCGAGCGAGGAGCCCAGCTCCGGCACCAGCCCCGTGCCACGCCACGGGCCCTGCTCGTTGGCCA contains:
- a CDS encoding alpha/beta fold hydrolase, which encodes MLFALRSPSPVGYFTSAASQDRFLAAYNRAMADMPRPDRTLDLRTSYGVVRVYYFAGAAPAAVPLLLLPGRASASPVWADNMPALLGVRSLYTIDLLGEPGMSIQSRPITTADDHARWLHEVLLALPESKVHLLGMSIGGWTAINLAVRQPEKIASVTVLDPVMTFNNLSVEAIVRSIPASVRWFPKAWRDSFASWTANGAPVKDVPVAVMIEAGMQSYVSKLSGPVRITEAQLTALNIPVLAIIAGASGMHDSAEGAETARRLLEPGVVKVYPEASHAINGEYPNEIAADISGFLGRIDP
- a CDS encoding serine hydrolase domain-containing protein, with product MRLGALPLLLLTSCTAATTTSASPSSAPTPQTTAPAPSPTTVQARKLDAATPMKTASSTPFTVSSGWYVTEDDGRLLLEDPERQLRLTLLEVPGPSAERALAEAWKQTQPGFALPVSHAAHPPAQDGWDEVFQTTYEPPAREQRVIVGLARRKGDTNYVILLDGAAAAMERRGAQANQILLGFKSTRLAEESFAGKAPLPLTPERLRSFESFLEQARATMKIPGVAVAVVQGNQVLYEKGFGVRELGKPEPVTPQTLFLIGSTSKSLTTLMMARLVDEGHFTWETPATQLLPGFSLADAEVTKKLTVRNTVCACTGMPRQDMEMLFEYAGVTGEQRIAEMRRMKPTTRIGETYQYSNPMVTAGGYMAAHAAEPRLPLGQAYDRVMQTRVFDALGMKSTTFDFARAAKLEHASPHGMTATFEYAPLPLSVEEAVVPVRPAGGAWSNLRDMERYVMLELSKGRTPEGQQLVSEANLLARREPQVKMTDKKSYGLGLMVGEDHGARLIQHGGNTLGFSSDMFFLPEANVGVVLLTNVQGDGPFRNAVRRKFLEILFDGRDEARNQLDFTLKNRREQLEKGMTDIRVKPDLEWMKTLAGTWHNEGLGRVTLRVEGSDAVFDAGEWRSSVGEKQEKDGSRTLILLDPPLAGFEFQPKQEAASTTLVLELPQQRYVFEKQAAQASDKP
- the cglE gene encoding adventurous gliding motility protein CglE, with the translated sequence MKKPLLVAMLAMLPTTALAATPPEGVPLEVRRGFFTEADIGTFFTLGGENIYSNAQTYLQLGVGYDLTDKVSLGVHFGLGASAANCFAGYVPDSDVCSMSDNFTVAFADVTAGYMVSLADRLYLVPKVAAGLTRLDPAPVGSGDPGVAMTVPNAGLGIGLEYATPMDHFSVGADFLARYLIGPNIPTFAIFPRVKYTF
- a CDS encoding AgmX/PglI C-terminal domain-containing protein, encoding MAAGKTNGVKLRITGPDGSVHEAVSESESIIVGSGAQAAVKILDPRVSNLHVMLKVESSGSVTAIDLGSENGTQVGGQRVVGPKTLSPGDVLVVGGSLVEVLFGDAELPPPPAGAEVNGVALQGSVLHPPMQVVEPAPRAPEVITRAAPPGLRARNAPAAVVKKARPRVAAHMQEPLPPDALPTQDAKVLQVQLLWGDQILAVQHFRDGVPVTIGEAKKNFFHVYDSEVGSRHVLAVARGELYELHVPESAGVIVTRKGDVRTKDSLRAEGKLTVSGREQAYTLGLHERAEVSLGTLTFVVRYVKPSPAVAVNTLEEADFTWFKIVSISMLAAGAVVAAMLLSPRSEAPSDDDIFQSQQRVAKLLVQPQKKIDTKKLDLKGVEEGAKAKDEEGKFGKEEAKKAEADPSKPGTPVVDKSKREKDRQVVGRVGLLGAFKGLKGGASDVFGPGGLGTGINNALGGLKSGAGMGDAQGVGGLGSRGQGTGGGGTALGLGGLGTKGKGRGAGDGGGIDLSGRGKTITKIVPGKTTVIGGLDKDVIAKIIRSHQNEIKYCYETELNKNPSLAGKVAVAFTIDPAGGVSEANVTETTLNNSAAENCMLSRIRRWKFPEPKGGGVVAVTYPWLFSPAGE
- a CDS encoding tetratricopeptide repeat protein, encoding MAFRRTLAAATLALTAACATTSQVKPTQVVSEAPARAPVPEQQQPAAPESSKKDDRARQLFAEAVAAFDAGDYEKAEKGFREVLEKAPQSLNAQFNLGVIAERQGRLADAQAAYEKVRFLEPGHVPTLLNLGRLYRMQEKFAEAIALYEAGLKAPGREYDSSLLNNLTVAYRLAGQHEQAEATARRVLARKPDDAEAYKNLALVYYDQGKYRLAELVLANARKLDEKDPGIYNNLGMIYLKLEDRARALAQFQKAVSLDERFAPGYLNLGAMALAWRDYAGAERSFAKAVELEPDSHEAWLYYAYALDGQKGRDAQKGLKAGEAFEKVLSLRADQPEALCGAGWAYAVERAGWDKAEGFLQKCKELGSTSAQDKQMIDAKLQGLAAMRKSAQPQPAPEEKEQNPAAVGGSGSLLDKVNDEAAQQEGVPAQDAVPAQDAASGAAPSGEAVPTDPDTATNESNPAAEPPAEAPRTE
- a CDS encoding tetratricopeptide repeat protein translates to MKAVLRFGALAVGVALTAGGAGEAAEPSRKPSQAAVSRRGESRKSAARQQSSKQQKQEAARSQPSEREPERQGPARMGPSRMGPASMDNAPRIADEKKDALADRKRDEAIEGLKRLIPKLQEGSHRRADMLYRLAELYWEKSKYLYQQEMNRFLAEEKAFDAATARGEKVEPPKQDHRDSERYRAETMAIYESLLSDYKDWSQRDEILFYLGYNLQELGRRDDAVKRYLQLVEEFPQSQFVPDTYVQLGNHYFDNNKLKEARDYYEKARASKVPKVYAYAVYKLAWCDYNAGAYDEGLARLHEVVDYAGERGEELGDLKTESLNDVIVFYVKLDKAKEGIAYFKQKAPEKRQERLISKMAAQLIDVGLYDSAIETYRVLINDRPMGSGAPDYQQSIVRAYEGLRQRDHVRAEMKRMVELYRPGGEWWQANAGNKPVLRNAFSVTEEAMRVMVTDYHQEAQKTRQVETYRLARDIYKQYVDTFASSEDPEFISDSAFNMRFFYAEILWALEEWEAAAAQYDAVVAFQIPDRDSAREVANESYRKNASFAAIMAYDKLVKIERGQLARSDLKDGQKVDENKSKGQVEKKGRITKKDTARAEEPLTRFEERLVAACDTYNRLYPDNPDEIDLRYQAALIVYDRHHYMDAARRFGEIINKFPSERRSRDAADLTMYVLESREEWFELNKLSRQFLANEKLLKPSPEFAARVARVVEGSQYKWIHEVVYQKEKNPAKAAELFLDYVKEFPKSENADRALTSAMVIFQEAGQIDRGVAAGERVLTDYAGSMFEPKVRYTLARLYEKLAEFRKAAAMYAAFVDAQDAATRAIDASKAKPARAAAAKKGKKDTKASMSSDAPNTDEARASKLEERRALLAESEKWVPDALFNAGLWWEGVGESDKAIAAYRAYMTRFKDRPDVPQIAYNIGLILEKDGKTAEAARAFESFAEAYGRDSRTSAAQLYLARYRQLLAYRNVKNAKDAERVQGELVRGWAKLSPQEKQRPELLNAYGHARFLAVEADWQRYVDIRFKRVATIRRDLAAKQQSIQKLEKAYTDVLATGSGEWGIAALTRIGLAYADFARNIIESPDPAGLDEEQLSMYRGELENLALPLEDKANEALEKALAKAYELSLYNEWTIAAQDQVNRFHPGAYAQVRQVPFRGSEFFVTADVAKEPGLPDTTQSGAAPEPEPSASIPSTASGEVRP